A window of Chitinophaga sp. MM2321 contains these coding sequences:
- a CDS encoding PKD domain-containing protein → MIVLFNGPRPRTSLSSSEKNVLVTLEPKLRVHPYLKYVCNLNFSRYLKPGTVADIRDDYNLDDTHMNAAGVADLESTSWAAWVNFFRANTAYTAFEIHRSTDGITYSLFDTITDTTLLEKQYAVQAGYYKSHAKLKDGSYTAFSSVAQIAAQAPTANAGADKNLAAGTTSTTVTGSGTAYAGATISGYAWTILSGTGITLSNANTATVTVNSLSNGNSYTLRLTVTDSNGLTGTDDVVISVAAAVARRFLFDLGGDGVRHNAAVSNDGVQTPANPPTLASGAPGVAANGDTWNNVVDFRSTWFTDPVDTAGSALTGMSFAVDKLPAGTYFTGQPGDTGYPFGDSINFGGKQQAVDDYPATAVRDNVFFHTSAGTVTGTLVITSGFQASLKIWGNRDAAGPRVLQTSIDGGTTWQEFESAFNLTYTQGTNYTGLTGTVTILMRVKSGSTFGHISVIELFDVKPI, encoded by the coding sequence GTGATTGTTTTGTTCAACGGGCCGCGACCGCGAACCTCACTTTCCTCTTCGGAGAAAAACGTCCTGGTCACCCTGGAGCCGAAATTAAGAGTTCATCCGTACCTAAAATACGTATGCAATCTGAATTTCTCCCGCTACTTAAAACCCGGCACTGTAGCAGATATCCGGGACGATTACAACCTGGACGATACACACATGAACGCCGCAGGTGTGGCGGACTTGGAAAGCACATCCTGGGCAGCGTGGGTGAATTTCTTCCGTGCGAATACTGCGTACACTGCTTTCGAAATACACAGGTCTACAGACGGCATAACCTATTCGTTGTTCGATACAATTACCGATACAACGCTGCTGGAAAAACAGTATGCCGTGCAGGCCGGGTACTACAAGTCTCATGCGAAGCTGAAAGATGGCAGCTATACCGCTTTCTCGTCCGTTGCACAGATTGCCGCGCAGGCACCGACTGCCAACGCTGGTGCGGATAAGAACCTCGCGGCCGGCACGACTTCGACAACCGTAACAGGATCCGGTACTGCTTATGCCGGCGCTACGATATCCGGTTACGCCTGGACGATTTTGAGCGGTACGGGGATTACATTAAGCAACGCGAATACCGCAACAGTAACGGTTAATAGCTTGTCGAATGGCAACAGCTATACTCTACGATTAACAGTAACAGATAGTAACGGATTAACCGGTACAGACGATGTAGTTATTAGTGTTGCAGCAGCTGTCGCACGCAGGTTCTTATTCGATCTCGGCGGTGATGGTGTGAGGCACAACGCTGCCGTAAGCAACGACGGAGTACAGACCCCTGCAAATCCTCCGACATTGGCAAGCGGCGCACCAGGTGTGGCGGCAAATGGCGATACCTGGAACAACGTTGTGGATTTCCGTAGCACCTGGTTTACGGATCCCGTAGACACGGCCGGCTCGGCGCTGACAGGAATGAGCTTTGCCGTAGATAAGCTACCAGCAGGTACCTACTTTACCGGACAGCCCGGCGATACAGGATATCCTTTCGGCGACTCTATAAATTTTGGTGGTAAGCAGCAGGCAGTGGACGATTATCCCGCGACCGCCGTGCGCGACAACGTGTTTTTCCACACCAGCGCAGGAACCGTTACCGGTACGCTTGTAATAACCTCCGGATTTCAGGCAAGCCTTAAAATTTGGGGCAACCGGGACGCTGCAGGCCCGCGCGTTCTGCAAACAAGTATAGACGGCGGCACCACCTGGCAGGAATTTGAATCTGCCTTTAATCTGACATACACACAGGGAACAAACTACACAGGACTTACAGGCACTGTAACAATTCTGATGCGGGTTAAGTCTGGTAGCACGTTTGGACATATAAGCGTAATAGAACTTTTCGACGTAAAACCAATTTAA